CACGCTCTAAGTACCTTGTCATAAATTTCCTGAGATATTGGATTGGGTCAGTGTTTGATTCTTTTCGTGTAGTTCGTGGGTTTCGTGGTTCAATATGTCTGGAAATTTTCGGTAAGGTACTTATCAGGTCGCCACGGACAGCGGGTATCCAAACTCAAAACTGAAAATATCGAGCCTATGCACCACCTGTCACTTTGTCATTTTCAAGAAACCCAGATCGCCTCCAACCCGGATGGCCTGTTGCCGATCTTGAGCCATCGGCCAGCTTATGAGTTCGGGAGGGGAGAGAAAATAACGATAGGCCAGCGCCATCTGGCGGGCGGCTTCCTCAGCCGGAACACGACCCGTCGCGGTGCCGAGCCCTGGGCAGGCCACCGTCCGAATCGGGCGGTCTGAGTTCAAATTGTGTTTGCGAACTGCCAGCAACATCGCCCACATCGCTGAATACACCTGGTCGGTCATGGCAATCGGCATTGGAATACGCATCGTCGGGGTGTGTGCTAGAAATGGATGTTTGGGATGACCGGTTTCAACGATGAGTGACGTTCCAACCGGTTGCTCCCCCAAAAATTCATCCAAAATCCGGGCGTGGACCCGGTCAAGCAGTTCAACTCCGAAAAAACCGATGATGGCCAGATCAACGCCACCATCCATCAGGCCAAATGAATTGGCGGCACTCACCATGCAGTCAAAGACCGGCAAGTCTTCAAACCGGCTGGTGACGATTTCAACTTTGCGAAACCCTTTGAAATGCAGTTTGAGTGCCGTTGTAACGTCCGGGTTGGGGTCAACCAGGATCAGTTCAAATGAGCGGCTGAGATCTTTGGCTGTTCGAGTCATCGAGGGTATCTCTCTCATTCATCGGATACGCACTCACTTGCTGCCATCCGGTTGACCATATCTGTAAACTCAGCCGGAGGGAAAAACTGCAGGGCTTTGCGTGTTTCCCGATAAGGCAAATTGATAAATTTCTGGTGGCGATACCAGTATAGATTTGGGCTGATTGAGCCAGGGCCCTCATTATACAACCCTCTCACCAGTGGAATCAGAACATTGACAGCTTTGATCACATCCAGATTCTGAATCGGGTAGAGAATGGCGGCGTGCCGATGCGGAACACCCACCAGCGTCCCATACAACCCGAGGCATTCGGGAAATTCCTCAAGCAGCAGCACCATAGTTGAGGCAAAAAAACTATCGCCGGATATGATTTTCACTGAAAGCTCATCGGTGATCTGAAAATCGCTCACCTCGACATCACTGACCTCGCGCACATAGTTGAGTCCCAGCCGAATGAGTTCATAGTTTGATTTTCCCCAGGGTTTGGTGTCATCAGCGCCGATGGTTCGGATGGCGTTCTCTAAATCGAGCACGAGCATTGTCGCGGTGCCTTCCAGATCAATTGAGGCAACTGCTTTGTCCGGGCCAATCTGGTCAAGATAACTGTCTGGGTATAACCGAACCGCGAGAAAGGGGGCGACCTGGGAAAAATCGGCGAGTTTTTCTTCAAATTCTCGGCCTTCGACTTCAGCTTCCAGAATCGTTTGGAAATGATGGGTAATCACCTCGGCCCAGACTTCGGGTTCAGCCTGGTAACAGACCTGAGCCAGATTTTGGAGGCCATACTGGCGTTTGGTTGAGGGCACCGCCGCGATACCGTCATTGAGAGAAACCTTTAACTCTGCCCTGGCAAAGTATTCCTTGACCAGTTGATGAAACCGCTCATATTCCTCAGGCGAAAAAAATGACGCCCAGTCGGGAACCTTAGGACCCAGCCCAAATAGTTTTCTGAAAAAACCCATGCCCTGCCTCACACCAATCAATTTCTTTTCCAGAATATATCCGCCAGCTCTTCCATTTTGCCAGCCTTGAATCAGTTTTTAATCCGTTAGAACAAAATTGATAGCTGCTGGTTAAATAGTTAATTAACAATTCTTTCCTACACTTTTAGCGCAGTGGTTTCAGAAAGCTTTTTTACAGTATAATTTGATGACTGTTAATGAACTATTTTCCGCTTTCTTATATAAGCTCTCAAGTCTAAATCAAAGAAAATTTCCGATTCAGACATTTCCATTTTTCATTGGTCCGTAATGCCAGCTCAACTTGAATGGAGAAAACCATGAATCCAGTCGAACTCGAAATCGGACTCCATAACTGGGATAAGGAGAAAAACAGCTATGCCATCGAAATGCGGATGCTGGATCCTCAAGCCCAGGAAGAAACCCGGCTCATTCGGCAGGGTCCGGCTCTGGCCACCATCAACGTGCACACATTAAGTGCCACCTTGCCCTCGGCTCTCGGGTTACCACTCACTCACGCACTGTTTGCCGATCCAAAGGTCAAAAAGGCTTTTCTGGAAGCCAAAACAGCAGCATCTGCCGCAAATGAACCGCTACGAATTCGATTATTTATCAATCCGAATGCCCAGGAACTCCATTGCTTGCCCTGGGAAGGGTTGTGCGACCCTGAAGAGCTGTCACCACTGTTTACCAGCGAGTTGTTTTTCTTTTCACGCTACATTATTTCCAGTCGGTTTCGCCCCTATCGAGGCAATGGCCAACTCAAAAAGGTCTTGCTCGTCGTCGCAAATCCTCAAAATCTGAACAACTATGCTCCCAATGGACAACGCCTGACCCCGATTGATGTCGCCGGCGAGATTCAACACATTTTACCTGGCTTGAAACCATTTGAAGTTTCAATCCTGGATAACAAACGGCAAGAAGCACATCAGGCGTTGAAATCTCAGAGCATCGCTCACGTAAAGCTCTTACCATTTAATAATAAGGCAACCATAGACAACCTGTCTTTTTATCTGCGCGAAGGGTTTGATGTTTTATATCTGGTTTGTCACGGTGCCGTGGTTGAGACCCATCCGAAATTGTGGTTGGAAGATGAAGTCGGTGCAGTGTCGGTCGTTTCCGGCATTGAGTTCGTGGATATTCGACTCAAAGAGCTTCAGTCACCGCCCAAACTTATCGTGTTGGCTTCATGCCAAAGCGGTGGGACAACCGATGCTGCCTCTGCAATGACGTTTTCAGGTGAGCTTTCAGCTTTGGGCCCACGGCTGGCAGATGCAGGAATTCCAGCCGTTGTTGCGATGCAGGGTAGTGTAAAGATGAAGACCGTGGCGGAATTTATGCCGGTGTTTTTCTCAGAATTACACGATCAGGGAATTTTGGATCAGGCGATGTCCGTTGCTCGCCGACAAATTTCCGATGTGGCAGAGCGCGCGATTCCGGTTCTGTATATGCGGTTGAAAAACGGGAATTTCCGTACCCAGTTTGTTCGAAAACAAACCGATTTTGGCAAATGGAGTGGGTTGTTAAACCATATCAACAATGGTCGGTGTACCACCATTCTTGGATTCGGGCTGCTTGAATCGTTACTTCCGTCAACTCGTGATATTGCCCAGCGATGGGCGGAAGTTCACCATTTTCCACTGGCACCCTATAATCGGGATGATCTGCCCCAGGTCGCCCAATTTCTGGCAATCCAGCAGGACTATTTTTTCCCGCGTGATGAATTGATTTGGAATATTAAGCAAGAACTGCTCCGCCGTTTTCCACATATTCAAGTTTCAGATGAGCATGATGTTTCCATCAATGATTTGCTCTATCAAATTCTGACTGACCCCGCGACGTCACCCAATACAACCCAAAATCCACATTACCTCTTAGCCCAACTTCGCTGTCCGGTTTATATTACCGCCAAACCGGATAATCTCATGGAACGGGCAATGACCGATTTTTCCCGACCACCAATCGTGATTGAGTTTGATAAGTCTGCGCAGGGGGGGAATCCGGAACAATCAAAATTTAAACCAACCGTAGATACACCTCTTGTCTACAATTTATTTGGGACGTTTGATCAACCTGAATCTCTGGTTTTAACCGAAGATGATTACTTTGACTATCTCATTCATACGGCACGCTTTCGGGAGTTAATTCCATCTGCCGTTCGAGGTGCCCTGAATAACTCAGCCCTTCTGTTCCTGGGGTTTCAGCTTGATGAGTGGAACTTCCGGGTCTTGTTTCGAAGTCTTCTTGATCAGGAAGGAAAAAAGTTGCGTGAGAAATTCACTCACGTGGCGGTTCAAATTGATCCCCAGTACAGCCACAGCATTGAGCCGGATCAGGCGCGAAATTACTTGCAAAAATACTTTGAGAATTCTGACATCAGCATTTATGAGGGAACCGTTGAGCAGTTTGTCACTGAGCTGCATACCCGTGGTGTCAGACAATACGGAAGTAAATTCCTGACCGGGAAAAAACCTCAGAGCTTGTAATTGTCAGAACCCAATCCTGTTCGGCCATTGGTTTACACTCAAGTTTAGTACTTTCGAGTTTTTGAGTTTGATCGTTTCCGGAGAGAAAACCATGTCATCTCAATCTACCAGCCGCAGAAATCCCTATGTTGGACCACGTCCCTATTGCCCAGGCGAAACCCTTTTTGGCCGCGATCAGGAAATTCTCGATTTGTTTGACCTGCTTCTGGCCGAACGCATTGTACTAATGTATTCACCGTCAGGGGCTGGAAAGTCTTCATTGATTGAGGCTGGATTGCGGCCCAAACTTCAGGAAGAAGGATTTGAAGTTTTTCCGACGCTACGGGTTAGTTTTGTTCCCGTAACCTCCAGCCAGCACCCTGAAACCTCCAACCGTTACATTCTGAGCCTGTTGTTATCGCTTGAAGAAGGTCTTCCGAGAGCAGACCGGTGGAACATCGAACAATTATCCAGCCTGACATTGGAGGCATATTTAAATCAGCGTTGGGCGGGTCATCAGGGAGACAAGCTAAAAGTTCTCTTTTTCGATCAATTTGAAGAGATTCTGACCTTAAATCCGGTTGATCAGGACGTCAAAATTGAATTTTTCAAACAAATTGGACAGGTTCTCCGCAATCCTGAAGTATGGGTGTTGTTTTCAATGCGCGAAGAATTTGTTCCAGCACTTGATCCATTTCTGTATTTGGTTCCGACTCGACTCAAAACCCGATTTCGGCTGGAACTCCTCACCAAAGAAGCCGCCGCCGAAGCCATCCAAAAACCTGCCCACTCTCAAGGAGTGACCTTCACCAACGAAGCCGCACGGTATTTGACCGAAGATCTGGCCAAAATTGTGATTCAGGACCTGGATGGAAATAAACAAGAGGAAATCGGCAATCATATCGAACCGGTTCAACTCCAGGTGGTTTGTTACAACCTGTGGGAAAAACTCTCTGGAAAAAAGGAAATTACCGAAGCTGACATCAAAAACCGTCAGGTGGGCAATGTTGACGCCGCACTTGGTGAATATTACGCCCAAACGGTTGAAGCCATCGCCCAATCAAAAACGACTGAATCCCCAATCCGCCTCTGGTTTGAGAACCATTTAATCACCCGGCATGGCATTCGGGGGCAAGTCATTCAGGAACCGCAGGCAAGCCAGGGATTATCAAACCAAACCATCAAAAAGCTGGTGGATGCGCATCTGGTTCGAGCCGAACGAAGACTTGGTTCAACCTGGTATGAACTCTCGCACGACCGGTTAATTCAGCCTGTCCTTGAAAATAATAAAGCCTGGTTTGAGTCCAATTTAACGCTTTTACAAAAACAGGCCATGCTCTGGCAGAAACAGGGGTATCCTGAAAGTTTGCTCTTGCGAGGCCAGGATTTGGAACGAGCCAGAACTGAGATTGATGAGCAGCAGATTGAGTTAACACCGAATGATCAGGAGTTTCTTAACTTTTGTGAACAAGCTGATTCCCGCGAGCAACATCGTCTCAAAGCAATCGAAGCCGAGGCTCGCGCTGAAGCAGAAGAAGCAAAGCGACTTCTCGAAGTAGAAGCCCGCAAACAGGCTGAAACACGCCAACGACTTGAGGAAGAAGCCCGTAAACAGGCTGAGGTCCGTCAAAAACTTGAAGAAGAACGAAGAATCGAAGCCGAAAAAGCTCAAGAACTGGAAACCGTACGCAGAGTTGAGGCTGAAGAAATAGCCCTTCAAAAAACACAGGCGGCAGAGCGATTAAAATGGGCATCACGTTTAGCTCTTTTCACTGCAGTTTGTGGTGTTTTATTTGGGGGCGGGTTTGTCCTGGTTGCCAAAAATAGAAGCGACGCAGCAATCAAACGACTGACTGACGAACATAAAAACAACCTTGAGGCTGCAAGAGTGAAATCAGAGCAAGACACCAATTTGAGAGTAGATACTATTGTGAAAGACGCTGAAAATAAAAGGACTCAGACTATCGAACAAGCAGAAAAAGACAAAGCAGATGCGGTCAAACAAGCAATTGAAAAAGCCAATCAAGAGAAAGAGAGAATAATCGCTGAAGCGAATCGCAAGCGCAGAGAAATCGAACAAAAAGCAGAGGACGAGAAAAAAATAGCAGTGGGAGAAGCGGTAAAAGCGGCAACAAAAGAAGCTGATATAAAACTGGTAAAACTCCTTGAAGAAGCAGAGTATAAAAAACAAAGAATCATTGACACAGAAAAAGAGAAACAAGCCGAAATTACGAGGGCTGCCAATGCGAATCTTGCCGCAAGTGAGAAGGCTCGCAGTGACTTAGCGAATGACCTTATTAAAATCAGAGGCGATTACGATGGAACGCTCAAAGAAATTAAACAGGAGATTGAGCAGGTAACCAGCATTCAGGACTTAAAAATACTCCAAACCAAGGTAGCAACGAGAATTGCAGCCTTGATTGATGGAACAAAAGAAGATTTCAAAACAGTTCAAAGTTCTTTGAGTCAAAACGTAGCTGCATCAAATCCACCAACTTCTCTTCCATTCATCCAAAATAACTCTTCGCTTTCCCTTGATCAGGATGGTTCACCGGTATTTGTAACCCCAGTCAATAAGACGGTTCAGGTTTTGGATAAAAACCAATCTGTCATCAGGGAGTTCCCAACTGAACTTCCCGCACCGGCAGTTGCCGGCACAATTTCCAATAATCGAATGATCGTTGCCGCAAGCTCAACCGATAACAAAGTTCGCATTTGGAATTGGAACTCGCGCTCATCTGAACGCTTTAGGGAATTTAATGGATTTAAAAGAGAAATAACGGCACTGGCATTCTCTCCTGACGACAAATACCTTGCCGCTGGCAGTGAAGATGAACAGGTAAAGATATGGGATCTTAACAAAAAGGATACTGACCTACCCATCTTTGATAAAAACTTGCCCGGCAATGTCTATTCGGTGGTTTTCAGCCCCGACGGGAAATATCTGGCTGCTGGTGATAACCACAACAACGTTTATTTTTATGAAATTTCAACTGAGAAACAGATAGGAACCAACCTGGAAATGCCCGGCAATGTGGTTGCCCTGTCATGGGTTAAATACCAGGGCCAAACCCTGCTGGCAGCCGCCGGAGACGAAGTCGTCAGACTGTGGACGGTTGACATAAATGGGAAAGCGACTCCATTTGGCCGCCCGTTGATCCATAAAAAAGATGTCATCACACTGGCACTCAGTCAAAACGGAGAGTTC
This Acidobacteriota bacterium DNA region includes the following protein-coding sequences:
- a CDS encoding macro domain-containing protein, which produces MTRTAKDLSRSFELILVDPNPDVTTALKLHFKGFRKVEIVTSRFEDLPVFDCMVSAANSFGLMDGGVDLAIIGFFGVELLDRVHARILDEFLGEQPVGTSLIVETGHPKHPFLAHTPTMRIPMPIAMTDQVYSAMWAMLLAVRKHNLNSDRPIRTVACPGLGTATGRVPAEEAARQMALAYRYFLSPPELISWPMAQDRQQAIRVGGDLGFLKMTK
- a CDS encoding CHAT domain-containing protein — translated: MNPVELEIGLHNWDKEKNSYAIEMRMLDPQAQEETRLIRQGPALATINVHTLSATLPSALGLPLTHALFADPKVKKAFLEAKTAASAANEPLRIRLFINPNAQELHCLPWEGLCDPEELSPLFTSELFFFSRYIISSRFRPYRGNGQLKKVLLVVANPQNLNNYAPNGQRLTPIDVAGEIQHILPGLKPFEVSILDNKRQEAHQALKSQSIAHVKLLPFNNKATIDNLSFYLREGFDVLYLVCHGAVVETHPKLWLEDEVGAVSVVSGIEFVDIRLKELQSPPKLIVLASCQSGGTTDAASAMTFSGELSALGPRLADAGIPAVVAMQGSVKMKTVAEFMPVFFSELHDQGILDQAMSVARRQISDVAERAIPVLYMRLKNGNFRTQFVRKQTDFGKWSGLLNHINNGRCTTILGFGLLESLLPSTRDIAQRWAEVHHFPLAPYNRDDLPQVAQFLAIQQDYFFPRDELIWNIKQELLRRFPHIQVSDEHDVSINDLLYQILTDPATSPNTTQNPHYLLAQLRCPVYITAKPDNLMERAMTDFSRPPIVIEFDKSAQGGNPEQSKFKPTVDTPLVYNLFGTFDQPESLVLTEDDYFDYLIHTARFRELIPSAVRGALNNSALLFLGFQLDEWNFRVLFRSLLDQEGKKLREKFTHVAVQIDPQYSHSIEPDQARNYLQKYFENSDISIYEGTVEQFVTELHTRGVRQYGSKFLTGKKPQSL